The following are encoded in a window of Lusitaniella coriacea LEGE 07157 genomic DNA:
- the rlmB gene encoding 23S rRNA (guanosine(2251)-2'-O)-methyltransferase RlmB encodes MTDRPKRKNTSFPRPQRGSSNRAFKGKAKSSSSYKPTYKDRPPTVQEEEREEGSNDFIYGRHPVLAALEGERQLNRIWITPRLRYDPRFHSLIETAKGSGTVVDEVEPHRLNQIVRAVNHQGVVAQVSPYRYLDLGELIEGARSRSEQPVLVVAEGIADPHNLGAIIRTAEAIGAQGLIIPQRRAVGITSTVVKVAAGALENISIARVVNLSRALEELKEAGFWIYGTTAEGDKPIHSVDFSGAVALVIGSEGKGLNLLTQGRCDVLISIPLAGKTPSLNASVAAAMTLYEVYRQRWSQTHYLET; translated from the coding sequence ATGACCGATCGACCGAAGCGAAAAAATACGTCTTTCCCACGCCCTCAAAGGGGTTCTTCTAACCGTGCTTTTAAAGGAAAGGCGAAGTCCTCTTCTTCTTATAAACCGACTTATAAAGACAGGCCTCCAACCGTCCAGGAGGAGGAAAGGGAAGAGGGGAGCAACGACTTTATTTACGGTCGCCACCCCGTCCTCGCAGCATTAGAGGGAGAGCGCCAACTAAATCGGATTTGGATTACGCCTCGCTTGCGCTACGATCCCCGCTTTCATTCTTTGATCGAAACGGCAAAAGGGAGCGGCACTGTGGTGGATGAGGTGGAACCTCACCGTTTAAATCAGATTGTGAGGGCGGTCAATCATCAAGGGGTGGTGGCTCAGGTTTCCCCCTATCGCTATTTGGATTTGGGGGAGTTAATTGAGGGCGCGCGATCGCGCAGCGAACAGCCTGTCCTTGTTGTTGCAGAGGGGATCGCCGATCCCCACAACCTCGGTGCGATTATCCGAACGGCTGAAGCGATTGGCGCGCAAGGGTTGATTATCCCCCAACGACGAGCAGTGGGGATCACTTCAACAGTCGTGAAGGTTGCCGCTGGCGCGCTGGAAAATATTTCAATCGCCAGAGTGGTGAACCTCAGTCGCGCCTTAGAAGAATTAAAAGAGGCGGGTTTTTGGATTTACGGCACAACGGCGGAAGGAGACAAACCCATACACTCCGTTGATTTTAGCGGTGCTGTTGCCCTTGTAATTGGCTCGGAAGGGAAGGGGTTGAATTTACTCACCCAAGGGCGCTGCGATGTTTTGATCTCGATTCCCCTAGCTGGGAAAACCCCCAGTCTCAATGCTTCAGTTGCAGCCGCAATGACCCTTTACGAGGTTTATCGCCAGCGCTGGTCCCAGACGCACTATTTGGAAACTTGA
- a CDS encoding DUF1816 domain-containing protein — protein MKEVLTKILESLGLACWVEIVTENPRCTYYFGPFASNQEAQRSVAGYVEDLKKEGATGISVEIKRVNPKELTIFDELGELSDLERFPALKRQLS, from the coding sequence ATGAAAGAAGTGCTGACTAAAATTTTGGAATCGTTAGGACTGGCTTGTTGGGTTGAAATTGTTACTGAGAACCCGCGGTGTACCTACTATTTTGGCCCTTTTGCTTCTAACCAAGAGGCTCAAAGGTCAGTTGCGGGTTATGTGGAAGATTTGAAAAAGGAAGGGGCAACCGGAATTTCTGTTGAGATTAAGCGAGTAAACCCGAAGGAATTGACAATTTTTGATGAATTGGGGGAATTGAGTGACCTTGAGAGATTCCCCGCTCTCAAGCGTCAATTGTCCTAA
- a CDS encoding alpha/beta fold hydrolase — protein MNLNVELKGQGFPILCLHGHPGSAQAMSVFTNPLSQDFLTLAPDLRGYGKSRTSEDFAMSDHLEDLETLLDRFGIRRCLLLGWSLGGILALELLLRSPDRFSGLILIGSAARPAGNHPPTTWQDLLYTGIAGIVNWIRPGWQWNINTFGRRSLFRYLLSQHNPIAYHYLASEALSAYFNTSGAANRALSQSLREGYNRLEDLSKIQVPSLVLAGSNDCHITARSSQETAQALPHSQWRCYENVAHLFPWEIPELVLKDIQQWIEAHPNLVIE, from the coding sequence ATGAATTTGAACGTCGAACTCAAAGGTCAAGGCTTCCCGATTCTTTGCCTGCACGGGCATCCCGGTTCCGCTCAAGCCATGTCCGTCTTCACCAACCCTCTCTCCCAAGACTTTTTAACTCTCGCCCCGGATTTACGGGGTTATGGCAAAAGTCGCACCTCAGAAGACTTCGCTATGAGCGATCACCTAGAGGATCTCGAAACCCTCCTCGATCGATTTGGCATTCGCCGTTGCTTGCTCTTAGGGTGGTCTTTAGGGGGAATTTTAGCCTTAGAGCTGTTATTGCGCTCTCCCGACCGCTTTAGCGGCTTAATTCTCATTGGGAGTGCCGCTCGCCCCGCAGGGAACCATCCTCCTACCACTTGGCAAGACCTACTTTACACGGGGATCGCTGGGATCGTAAACTGGATTAGACCGGGTTGGCAGTGGAATATTAATACGTTTGGCAGGCGATCTCTTTTTCGCTACCTTCTCAGTCAGCACAACCCTATTGCTTATCATTATTTAGCCTCTGAAGCCCTCAGTGCCTATTTCAACACGTCTGGGGCTGCAAATCGCGCCCTCTCACAATCTCTGCGAGAAGGGTATAACCGCCTTGAGGACTTATCGAAAATTCAAGTTCCGTCCTTAGTTTTAGCAGGATCGAACGATTGTCATATTACCGCGCGATCGAGCCAAGAAACCGCCCAAGCCCTTCCTCATTCTCAATGGCGCTGCTATGAAAACGTCGCCCACCTTTTCCCTTGGGAAATTCCAGAATTAGTCCTTAAGGATATTCAACAGTGGATTGAAGCCCATCCCAATCTTGTCATCGAATAA
- a CDS encoding homoserine dehydrogenase, translating to MAFKVGLLGFGTVGTGTAAILRDRDRRNPLLQDIEIGRVGVKSLDKPRAIALDPDLLTTDLESIVTDPDIDIVVELIGGLEPARSLILKAIAAGKHVVTANKAVIARYGDELYAAANKAGVYILLEASVGGGIPIIKPLKESLGANRISQITGIVNGTTNYILTQMTEEGADFDAVLTEAQQLGYAEADPTADVDGLDAADKIAILASLAFGGRIDREAIYCEGIRQVSAEDISYAEKLGFTIKLLAIAQKTENRDNTLQVRVHPTLLPNAHPLASINGVYNAVLVEGEPIGQVMFFGPGAGEGPTASAVVSDILAIAGILKSAGKNTALNPLLSCSHQDYSAIAPMEEVVTRFYARFLCGDRPGVIGHLGTCFGKHEVSLESVVQIGFQDKLAEIVVVTHDVQEKNFRQALEEVRSFSALDSISIASVLRVF from the coding sequence GTGGCATTTAAAGTTGGTTTACTTGGATTCGGTACAGTAGGAACGGGAACGGCAGCAATTTTGCGCGATCGCGATCGACGAAATCCCCTTCTACAAGATATTGAAATTGGGCGCGTGGGGGTAAAATCCCTCGATAAACCCAGGGCAATTGCCCTAGATCCCGATCTCTTAACCACCGATCTAGAATCTATTGTCACCGATCCCGACATTGATATTGTGGTTGAATTGATCGGTGGTTTGGAACCCGCGCGATCGTTAATTCTCAAAGCGATTGCCGCCGGAAAGCACGTCGTTACCGCCAATAAAGCAGTGATTGCTCGCTATGGGGATGAACTGTACGCGGCGGCAAACAAAGCAGGAGTTTATATTCTTCTTGAAGCGTCGGTTGGGGGAGGAATCCCCATCATCAAACCCCTAAAAGAATCCCTCGGTGCGAACCGCATTTCCCAGATTACGGGAATTGTCAACGGAACGACGAACTACATCCTCACCCAAATGACCGAGGAGGGGGCAGATTTTGATGCGGTTCTAACAGAAGCACAGCAGTTAGGATATGCCGAAGCAGATCCCACCGCAGACGTGGATGGACTCGATGCTGCGGATAAAATAGCGATTCTCGCTTCCCTTGCCTTTGGGGGACGGATCGATCGCGAAGCAATTTATTGTGAAGGCATTCGTCAGGTGAGTGCCGAGGATATCTCCTACGCCGAAAAACTCGGTTTTACGATTAAATTGCTGGCAATTGCCCAAAAAACGGAGAATCGCGACAATACGTTGCAAGTTCGCGTTCACCCCACTCTTCTACCCAACGCGCACCCCCTCGCCAGTATTAACGGGGTTTATAATGCCGTTTTGGTGGAAGGGGAACCCATTGGACAAGTGATGTTTTTTGGACCCGGTGCGGGGGAAGGTCCCACCGCCAGCGCCGTTGTTTCGGATATTCTGGCAATTGCCGGCATTCTCAAAAGTGCAGGGAAAAATACCGCCCTCAATCCACTTCTGAGTTGTTCCCATCAAGACTACAGCGCGATCGCGCCAATGGAAGAAGTCGTCACCCGCTTTTATGCCCGTTTCCTCTGTGGGGATCGTCCCGGCGTTATCGGTCATTTGGGAACTTGTTTTGGCAAACACGAAGTCAGCCTTGAATCTGTCGTACAAATTGGCTTTCAGGATAAACTCGCCGAAATTGTCGTCGTCACCCACGACGTACAAGAAAAAAACTTCCGTCAAGCCTTAGAAGAAGTGCGCAGTTTCAGCGCCCTCGATAGTATCAGTATTGCCAGCGTCCTGCGCGTTTTTTAA
- a CDS encoding CPBP family intramembrane glutamic endopeptidase: MHQDNPFLTIQFRTLILWVILSILALSAIAIALSIFWGIVSLFGNPDNPSFNPTQPDPIVPLVFLNVGFYGLIVLWCLEQKQQSHLNFQRVWGKLPQNRKWLRLLLLVFPILLFSLGSGQIFLSLFMPILPDAMKSSLESPLFLSQEETSVPLLYNLLVLIFVIGVAPIVEEVLFRGILCQRWATTWGLSAGIIVSSLVFGILHPVNPIGLFIFGLMMAILYVKTRTLTIPILVHALNNAIAIVLTSLSVSPETTNATTTVEQFFSAEWMGLICVAVSIPWLLIYAYQNWPTKSTSLPYWANK, from the coding sequence GTGCATCAAGATAATCCCTTTCTCACGATTCAGTTTAGAACGCTCATTTTGTGGGTCATTCTCAGCATTTTAGCCCTAAGCGCGATCGCGATCGCGCTCTCGATTTTCTGGGGAATCGTCTCTCTTTTCGGCAATCCCGATAATCCCAGTTTCAACCCTACCCAACCCGATCCCATTGTCCCGTTAGTTTTTCTCAATGTTGGATTTTACGGGTTGATTGTTCTGTGGTGTTTGGAACAAAAACAGCAATCACACCTCAACTTTCAACGAGTCTGGGGCAAACTTCCCCAAAATCGAAAATGGTTGCGCTTACTTCTACTAGTTTTTCCCATCCTCCTCTTTTCCTTGGGATCGGGGCAAATTTTTCTCTCACTCTTCATGCCAATCTTGCCCGATGCGATGAAATCGTCCCTGGAAAGTCCGCTATTCCTATCACAAGAAGAAACAAGCGTCCCTCTCCTCTATAATTTGCTCGTTCTCATCTTTGTTATTGGGGTTGCGCCGATTGTTGAAGAGGTTCTCTTTCGAGGAATTTTGTGCCAGCGATGGGCAACAACCTGGGGACTCAGTGCAGGAATTATCGTCTCATCCTTAGTATTTGGGATTTTGCACCCCGTCAATCCCATTGGCTTGTTTATTTTTGGCTTGATGATGGCAATCTTGTACGTCAAAACCCGAACTTTAACGATCCCGATTTTGGTTCACGCGCTCAATAATGCCATTGCCATTGTTCTAACTTCACTCTCCGTCTCTCCTGAAACCACAAATGCGACAACAACAGTAGAGCAATTTTTTTCTGCTGAGTGGATGGGATTAATCTGTGTTGCCGTCTCTATCCCTTGGTTGCTAATTTATGCGTATCAAAATTGGCCCACTAAAAGTACTTCTCTTCCCTATTGGGCGAATA